Within Thermodesulfovibrionales bacterium, the genomic segment CATCGCCTGAATGTCGGCTTTAGACCCCTTATCCGTAGCCTCAACGAAGAGGACCTGTCCCGGCTGCATCGAGTCCAACGCCTTCTTCGTTTTCAGAACAGGCATGGGGCAATTGAGTCCTTTCAAGTCAATCGAAACATTTGCTTGTGACTTATCCATCTTCTCTCACCTCTCTTCCGTGTGAAGTTGTTCCCTTGAACGCCCCGCGGAATCAGATAAACAGACTTATGTTCGCATCGAGGGCAAAGTCTATAAACTCTGCTGCACCTGCTACCCCGACCCCTTCAACGAGATCTTCCTTCTTCATGCCCGTCATCTCCATAGTCGGGGTGCATGCTATCATCTTTACGCCGGATTCCAAACAGACATTCAGGAGTTCAGGTATGCTCGGCCAGTTG encodes:
- a CDS encoding sulfurtransferase TusA family protein; translation: MDKSQANVSIDLKGLNCPMPVLKTKKALDSMQPGQVLFVEATDKGSKADIQAMLKRTGNELLEMDEKENILTFFIKKLG
- a CDS encoding DsrE/DsrF/DrsH-like family protein, translated to YGVDIVNKKKNHSLKVAPIANPAMPSPVPFPNILGVLPGMTSLATVMMNSMIKKINWPSIPELLNVCLESGVKMIACTPTMEMTGMKKEDLVEGVGVAGAAEFIDFALDANISLFI